The Glaciimonas sp. CA11.2 genome includes a window with the following:
- a CDS encoding HD domain-containing phosphohydrolase, which translates to MKLDVIVIDDTSVNLFLTSHLISKFDGCVPKSFTNPQDGLAWCAEHVPDLIIIDYMMPEMDGIEFIRRFRAFPGREDIPVLMVTANDQVETRHRALEAGANDFLSKPIDKVELVARTRNMLSLRRSQRNLIDNATCLALEVEKATAEIRARERETIIRLSKAADYRDPETGSHILRVSHFSKLIAANMGLSEQDQQMLFNATPMHDVGKVGIPDHILLKPGRLDAAEFEIMKQHAILGFNILDGSQSVILQAAAQIALSHHEKYDGSGYPQGLVGDAIPIFARICAVADVFDALTSERPYKKAWDDVRAVALLREGSGHHFDPACVDAFLLNWDEVVAIRTRFKEE; encoded by the coding sequence ATGAAATTAGACGTCATTGTTATCGACGATACCTCGGTCAATCTTTTTTTGACATCGCACTTGATCAGTAAATTTGATGGGTGTGTTCCAAAATCATTTACCAACCCGCAAGATGGTCTGGCATGGTGTGCTGAACATGTTCCAGATTTAATTATCATTGATTATATGATGCCCGAAATGGACGGCATTGAGTTTATCCGTCGTTTTCGCGCTTTCCCGGGACGTGAAGACATCCCTGTATTGATGGTGACGGCCAACGATCAGGTCGAAACCCGCCATCGTGCCTTGGAGGCAGGTGCCAATGACTTTCTTTCAAAACCGATAGATAAGGTCGAACTTGTAGCGCGTACTCGCAATATGCTGTCGTTGCGGCGTAGTCAGCGAAACTTAATAGACAACGCAACCTGCTTGGCCTTAGAAGTAGAAAAGGCCACGGCCGAGATAAGAGCGCGCGAGCGGGAAACTATTATCCGCTTGTCGAAGGCGGCTGATTACCGCGACCCTGAAACCGGTTCGCATATTTTACGCGTGTCCCATTTCTCCAAACTAATAGCAGCCAATATGGGGTTGTCGGAGCAGGATCAACAAATGTTGTTCAACGCTACACCGATGCATGATGTTGGCAAGGTAGGTATTCCTGATCACATTCTGCTCAAGCCTGGCCGGCTGGATGCCGCAGAATTTGAAATCATGAAACAGCATGCGATTTTAGGCTTCAACATACTTGATGGTAGCCAATCCGTTATCTTACAGGCGGCAGCCCAAATTGCCTTGTCACATCATGAAAAATACGATGGCAGTGGCTACCCCCAAGGCTTGGTCGGTGATGCCATTCCAATCTTTGCCCGCATATGCGCTGTGGCCGATGTGTTCGATGCCCTGACGTCCGAACGCCCCTATAAAAAAGCCTGGGACGACGTACGTGCCGTAGCATTGTTACGTGAGGGTTCCGGCCATCATTTCGATCCCGCATGCGTGGATGCCTTCTTACTTAACTGGGATGAAGTGGTAGCGATACGCACTCGTTTCAAGGAAGAATAA
- a CDS encoding ATP-binding protein, translating to MSSHNNRLTRPISKELHPLATGQYRIATPAIQAFYELISRCLRYRITGALIYGPPRIGKTKAIEYIRLLLAEKVPTITTYHVQAEHKPRHAEGPLFANLLEAVGYPDASGGSNSAKRQRLINKIREACIKAGRGTVILFCDEAQRFDENEYEWLRDIHDHLDRMEIKLFTFLVGQQDLLSIKTNFQRSGKMQIVARLMVEELAFYGVRDVNEVATCLAGYGQTFYPRGSEWSFTRFYLQQAVDAGYVLTDDAQLIWTTFENIHNKAGFSGAMDIPMESFTRAVEIVLKDAAIHDAPAYRPPPALWEQAIRHSGYTQIRIATSRLKLALREA from the coding sequence TTGTCTAGCCATAACAACCGCCTGACCCGTCCCATCAGCAAGGAATTACATCCACTCGCTACCGGCCAGTACCGGATCGCTACCCCGGCCATCCAGGCGTTTTACGAACTTATTTCTCGCTGTTTACGCTACCGCATTACCGGTGCATTAATTTATGGTCCACCGCGAATAGGCAAGACTAAAGCGATTGAATACATCCGCTTGTTACTCGCTGAAAAAGTGCCGACCATCACCACCTATCATGTGCAAGCTGAACATAAGCCGCGCCATGCAGAAGGCCCGCTCTTCGCCAATCTGCTGGAAGCCGTTGGTTACCCTGATGCGTCAGGCGGATCGAATTCTGCCAAGCGGCAACGCCTGATCAATAAAATTCGCGAAGCCTGTATCAAGGCCGGGCGCGGTACCGTCATCTTGTTTTGCGATGAAGCCCAGCGCTTCGATGAAAACGAATATGAGTGGTTACGCGACATTCACGATCATCTGGATCGCATGGAAATCAAGCTGTTCACATTTCTAGTCGGCCAGCAGGATTTGCTGTCGATTAAAACCAATTTCCAGCGTAGCGGGAAGATGCAAATTGTGGCCCGTCTGATGGTCGAAGAGCTGGCATTTTATGGCGTGCGCGATGTCAATGAAGTGGCCACCTGCCTGGCGGGATACGGCCAGACCTTCTATCCACGCGGCTCGGAATGGAGTTTTACCCGATTCTATTTGCAGCAAGCGGTGGATGCTGGCTATGTCCTCACTGATGATGCGCAGTTAATTTGGACAACCTTCGAGAACATCCATAACAAAGCCGGATTCAGCGGGGCGATGGATATTCCGATGGAATCGTTTACCCGCGCCGTCGAGATCGTCCTTAAGGACGCAGCGATTCATGATGCACCGGCTTATCGGCCACCGCCTGCGCTCTGGGAACAAGCAATACGACACTCCGGTTATACCCAAATCAGGATCGCTACCAGTCGTCTTAAACTGGCGCTGCGGGAGGCTTAG
- a CDS encoding transposase — protein sequence MIPRRYTLQGMDIDTWSSIDVNALSEDKRKVFQARHQAIVLYAGGELLHKIHAQTGISGRQLYHLIQRCLSVDDDGRIFGLRGLLKHQRIGSYMRTAALAPGCSVTGQGFVGAFSALLERYPALMQWLHKQIDEHAVVLNQISTDEGLKTRLSGIVALQESFLRQCRRAGITAMEYPLNTDRMGIRSLSAYVKSEILKNFGAAARAAGAHHLKGLPTSLASATAIVRPFQAVEFDGHRLDLRLKIVIRDPLGYEQELEIERIWLLVILDVCTRAVLGYHLVIAREYSRYDVIKTIEQALTPHQPRSFTLQGVGYGGAGGFPSGKLPELGYAIWQRIKLDNAKANLANETIAALCEFIGCAVDAGPPYHPDDRPYIERFFGTIANTVSSRLPGYYTGSGPDDVRRALSSAKGDLRLFLSLAELEELMEASLATYNATPHSGLNGRTPLEAMTYHVRGKAAMISWLPEAKRRTLCLMQQARRCPVRGYLQQGTRPHINLFQVRYTSAVLASSGSLLGSHLRVYYNSDDLRTVRAFLADGSELGILKAQGAWGEVSHDITLRREIMKKRGNKRLKVTIDHVFIDDFIADKKIKAKRSRRAASDLERTMRILAKAPTSATPPGPPCEHGSAPIKTEALCNLGEATTTTPTIPTDINKKIVPIPLTIGSGYGPSI from the coding sequence ATGATTCCTCGTCGATACACTCTGCAGGGGATGGATATCGATACGTGGTCGAGCATTGATGTGAATGCTCTTTCAGAAGACAAGCGCAAGGTATTTCAAGCGCGCCATCAAGCGATCGTGTTGTATGCAGGTGGGGAATTGCTGCATAAAATCCATGCCCAAACAGGCATTAGTGGTCGCCAACTCTATCATCTGATTCAGCGTTGTTTGAGCGTGGATGACGATGGCAGAATCTTTGGTTTGCGTGGGCTGCTCAAGCACCAACGCATCGGATCGTATATGCGAACCGCCGCATTGGCACCGGGTTGTAGCGTAACAGGCCAGGGTTTTGTGGGCGCGTTCAGTGCCCTGCTAGAACGCTATCCGGCACTCATGCAATGGTTACACAAACAGATTGATGAGCATGCTGTTGTTCTGAACCAGATCAGCACTGATGAGGGTTTAAAAACGCGCTTGAGCGGGATCGTCGCATTACAGGAATCATTCCTACGGCAATGTCGCAGAGCCGGCATCACCGCAATGGAATATCCTTTAAATACTGATCGCATGGGCATTCGCTCCCTCTCTGCCTATGTCAAGTCAGAAATACTCAAGAATTTCGGTGCTGCTGCGCGTGCTGCCGGTGCGCATCACCTCAAAGGCTTACCAACTTCACTCGCATCAGCTACGGCGATTGTGCGTCCATTCCAGGCAGTTGAATTTGATGGGCATCGACTGGACCTGCGCTTAAAAATTGTGATTCGCGATCCGCTCGGCTATGAACAAGAACTGGAGATCGAACGCATATGGTTGCTGGTGATTCTGGACGTGTGTACCCGCGCCGTACTCGGTTATCACCTGGTGATTGCGCGAGAATATAGTCGCTACGATGTGATCAAAACCATCGAGCAAGCATTGACACCGCACCAGCCACGCAGTTTTACCTTGCAGGGTGTGGGCTATGGCGGCGCTGGCGGATTTCCGTCGGGGAAGTTGCCAGAACTTGGCTATGCCATCTGGCAACGGATCAAACTCGATAACGCCAAAGCCAATCTCGCCAATGAAACCATCGCTGCGCTCTGTGAATTTATTGGTTGTGCCGTGGATGCCGGACCACCGTACCATCCCGATGACCGACCGTATATCGAGCGCTTCTTTGGCACGATCGCCAACACGGTATCGTCACGCTTGCCCGGTTATTACACCGGGTCCGGGCCGGACGATGTGCGACGTGCATTAAGTTCTGCGAAAGGCGACCTGCGGTTATTCCTGTCGCTTGCTGAGTTGGAAGAATTGATGGAGGCGTCGCTGGCGACCTACAATGCCACGCCGCATTCCGGCTTAAATGGCCGCACGCCACTGGAAGCGATGACCTATCACGTGCGCGGCAAAGCCGCCATGATCTCCTGGTTACCGGAAGCGAAACGGCGCACGCTGTGCCTGATGCAACAGGCGCGTCGCTGCCCAGTGCGCGGTTATCTGCAACAAGGCACACGTCCGCATATCAATTTGTTTCAGGTGCGCTATACCAGCGCGGTGCTGGCCAGCAGCGGCTCTTTGTTGGGAAGTCATTTACGCGTGTATTACAACAGCGATGATTTACGCACCGTGCGTGCATTTCTGGCCGATGGGTCTGAGCTCGGCATACTCAAAGCCCAGGGAGCATGGGGCGAGGTCAGCCACGATATCACTCTGCGGCGCGAGATCATGAAGAAGCGCGGTAACAAGCGCCTCAAGGTCACAATCGATCATGTGTTTATTGATGATTTTATTGCGGATAAAAAAATCAAAGCCAAGCGCAGTCGGCGTGCGGCCAGTGATCTGGAAAGAACCATGCGCATACTGGCGAAAGCCCCGACTTCCGCGACGCCGCCTGGACCACCGTGCGAGCATGGTAGCGCCCCAATCAAAACTGAGGCTCTATGCAATTTAGGTGAAGCAACAACCACAACACCGACGATACCGACCGACATCAACAAAAAAATCGTCCCGATACCACTCACCATCGGCAGTGGATATGGACCCAGTATTTAG
- a CDS encoding type II toxin-antitoxin system VapC family toxin — protein sequence MLDTCICSFIMREHPVSVLQRLAEEVAQNNRIVISAITYAEMRYGQIGKKASPKHKTLVDEFVKRLDEILPWDQAAVDTTVEVKIQLTKAGSVIGENDTAIAGHAIAADCVLVTNNVREFSRVPGLSYEDWVH from the coding sequence ATGCTGGATACCTGCATTTGCTCTTTTATCATGCGCGAGCACCCAGTGTCTGTTTTGCAGCGATTAGCCGAAGAGGTTGCGCAAAATAATCGGATCGTCATTTCTGCCATTACCTACGCCGAAATGCGTTACGGGCAAATCGGCAAGAAGGCATCGCCCAAGCATAAAACGCTGGTTGACGAATTCGTGAAGCGTCTCGATGAGATCTTGCCGTGGGACCAGGCCGCTGTTGACACGACGGTAGAGGTGAAGATTCAACTCACCAAGGCAGGATCCGTAATCGGCGAAAATGATACCGCTATAGCCGGTCACGCGATTGCTGCGGATTGTGTGCTGGTCACAAACAATGTGCGTGAATTTAGTCGCGTTCCTGGTCTGTCTTATGAAGATTGGGTTCACTAA
- the vapB gene encoding type II toxin-antitoxin system VapB family antitoxin produces the protein MRTVSIFKNGKNQAIRLPTDMSYENVGELEITRSGDTITLRPVRPSWLSLVELPKADVDFLQERQSIISDEGRFNL, from the coding sequence ATGCGTACTGTCTCCATTTTCAAAAACGGTAAGAATCAAGCAATTCGCCTCCCCACGGACATGTCTTACGAGAATGTAGGGGAGCTGGAAATTACGCGCAGCGGTGACACCATCACTCTTCGCCCTGTGCGCCCGAGTTGGCTATCGCTGGTTGAATTGCCCAAGGCAGATGTGGACTTTCTGCAAGAACGTCAGAGCATTATTAGCGATGAAGGTAGGTTTAATCTGTGA
- a CDS encoding DNA-binding protein codes for MSDRRTLTYAACDAIAIAGKKPSIASVREWTLANQGKKQGSDTDVQGDINAWFQELLALKQEKLVVSGLPDEVAALARAMWIKACESAAENLNTERAENQGLVTAAEQKVAMAAAQITKANQRTEQVEHECDVAREAIRRLEESLTEMRTTAAAIEERHAGQLLARDERISALSTDFARKETEYAARITELDGVRKHALLQIDEARIESRHWKAEFDRVDAENKSSVVTYRQRASALDAELAGVRGRLGAVEESLAASRQRCLQLEAAAMTVRPANDAASSVSRKVRAGGLIKRR; via the coding sequence ATGAGCGACCGTCGCACCCTCACCTATGCCGCCTGCGACGCGATCGCGATCGCAGGCAAGAAGCCCTCGATCGCCAGCGTACGGGAATGGACCCTGGCGAACCAGGGCAAAAAACAGGGTTCTGATACGGATGTCCAGGGCGACATCAACGCCTGGTTCCAGGAGCTCCTCGCGTTAAAGCAGGAAAAACTGGTGGTATCCGGCCTTCCAGACGAAGTCGCTGCCCTGGCCCGCGCGATGTGGATCAAAGCCTGTGAATCAGCGGCAGAGAACTTAAACACCGAACGCGCAGAAAATCAAGGCCTGGTCACCGCCGCAGAACAAAAAGTGGCGATGGCCGCCGCGCAGATCACAAAAGCCAATCAGCGCACTGAACAGGTGGAGCATGAATGCGACGTCGCCCGCGAAGCAATCCGGCGCCTGGAAGAGTCACTGACTGAAATGCGCACCACCGCGGCCGCGATCGAGGAACGTCACGCTGGCCAGCTACTCGCGCGCGATGAGCGCATCAGCGCACTGAGTACCGATTTCGCACGGAAAGAAACGGAATATGCTGCACGGATCACCGAGCTTGATGGTGTTCGCAAGCATGCTTTACTGCAGATTGATGAAGCACGCATTGAGTCGCGCCACTGGAAAGCGGAATTTGATCGGGTCGACGCTGAAAACAAATCGAGCGTCGTGACGTATCGCCAGCGCGCTTCTGCGCTCGATGCCGAGCTCGCGGGTGTGCGTGGGCGCCTGGGTGCTGTGGAAGAGTCGCTGGCAGCATCACGCCAGCGCTGCTTGCAACTGGAAGCCGCGGCTATGACCGTGCGTCCGGCCAATGATGCTGCCTCCTCGGTATCGCGCAAAGTGCGCGCTGGGGGATTAATTAAACGACGTTAG
- a CDS encoding tyrosine-type recombinase/integrase produces MITFDLIDLTPAPGLAPPVLDDTSEKNEMFHGPAPDAITAARTDAEIAKEFLGRGELSAASLANTQKELFRFLTWCREEVNKPLRALRVADLNAYKAFLKHPPPDWVSTTRWPRSDARYRPFSGQLADGSRRQALVAVKGLLAYAEKSGYLRRDPGALVKNIKAQSGARITRYLHQEAIALALATIAARVPGCESEIKRQALDRFLLTAYASTGARLSEIVGATMGAIYNEGDGRWWLDVVGKGNKLRRLPVSIGLLEVFRAYRVAFGLTPQTNRTDATPLVLSIRRKDLSGVTNETAGNALKGIFAEAANAAEEDGDLDTAATLRNASAHWLRHSMLTNHANNGVQLKTLQDTAGHANIATTARYLHKSDHERHDEIMISTNNQTAIPEVKK; encoded by the coding sequence ATGATTACCTTTGACCTGATCGATCTGACACCCGCGCCAGGACTGGCGCCGCCGGTGTTGGACGACACCTCAGAAAAAAATGAAATGTTCCACGGGCCGGCGCCGGACGCGATTACCGCGGCCCGTACCGATGCCGAAATCGCCAAAGAATTCCTGGGGCGTGGCGAGTTGTCGGCCGCCAGTCTGGCCAATACTCAGAAAGAACTGTTCCGCTTTCTGACCTGGTGTCGGGAAGAGGTCAATAAGCCGCTGCGGGCGTTGCGTGTGGCCGATCTGAACGCTTATAAAGCATTTTTGAAACACCCTCCTCCCGACTGGGTGTCGACGACCCGCTGGCCGCGCAGCGACGCGCGCTACCGGCCGTTTAGCGGGCAGCTGGCGGACGGCTCACGGCGCCAGGCGTTAGTCGCCGTCAAGGGCTTGCTGGCCTACGCCGAGAAAAGCGGCTACCTGCGGCGTGACCCCGGAGCGCTGGTCAAAAACATCAAGGCGCAGTCTGGCGCAAGGATTACCCGGTATTTGCACCAGGAGGCCATTGCGCTCGCACTGGCGACGATTGCGGCCCGGGTGCCTGGCTGTGAGTCGGAAATCAAACGGCAAGCGCTGGATCGCTTCCTGCTGACCGCTTACGCCTCAACTGGTGCACGGCTCTCGGAAATCGTTGGAGCGACGATGGGGGCGATCTATAACGAAGGGGATGGACGCTGGTGGCTGGATGTCGTTGGAAAAGGTAACAAATTGCGCCGGCTGCCGGTGTCAATCGGATTGCTGGAGGTGTTCAGGGCGTATCGAGTGGCATTTGGGCTGACGCCGCAGACTAACCGGACCGATGCGACGCCGCTGGTGTTATCGATCAGGCGCAAAGATTTGTCTGGTGTGACGAACGAGACTGCCGGTAATGCATTGAAGGGGATTTTTGCTGAGGCGGCAAACGCCGCTGAAGAGGATGGGGATCTTGATACCGCTGCAACGCTGAGAAACGCGTCGGCGCACTGGTTGCGGCACAGCATGTTGACTAATCACGCGAATAACGGGGTGCAGTTAAAGACCCTGCAGGACACCGCAGGGCATGCGAATATTGCGACCACGGCGCGCTATCTGCACAAAAGTGATCACGAGCGGCATGATGAGATCATGATCTCAACGAACAATCAGACTGCGATCCCAGAGGTTAAAAAATAA
- a CDS encoding RES family NAD+ phosphorylase yields the protein MKLFRLAKEKPGKYRADDLSGNGAALAGGRWNPRGMAALYTCCHASTAVLEARVHASGLLPVANFFLVTLQVPEDIFSTAYVPELPTDWDALDRDPVSTVDIARSWLNAGKQLAMCVPSVVCPSDNNLILNPSHPDMRLVGVFDKQPFLLDRRLFV from the coding sequence ATGAAGTTGTTTCGTCTTGCAAAAGAAAAACCAGGCAAATATCGTGCAGATGATCTGAGCGGAAATGGTGCAGCATTGGCCGGTGGCCGCTGGAATCCGCGGGGTATGGCGGCTCTCTACACGTGCTGCCATGCCTCCACAGCCGTACTTGAAGCACGCGTCCATGCATCCGGTTTGTTACCCGTTGCGAACTTCTTTTTAGTGACATTACAAGTGCCAGAGGATATTTTTTCCACTGCTTACGTTCCCGAACTGCCCACCGACTGGGATGCGCTGGACCGCGATCCTGTTTCTACCGTCGACATTGCAAGAAGCTGGCTCAATGCAGGAAAGCAGCTCGCGATGTGCGTGCCATCGGTAGTCTGCCCAAGCGACAACAATCTGATACTGAATCCCTCACATCCCGATATGCGGCTTGTCGGTGTCTTTGATAAGCAACCATTTCTTCTGGACCGGCGGCTTTTTGTCTGA
- a CDS encoding antitoxin Xre/MbcA/ParS toxin-binding domain-containing protein gives MSITETRQSQRKAKSIQATPVGTNGSGAAKNDFEIFMGMDQIGQAHQIRDGMEAIIISRIASELLNIPLQSLLASLRLPSSTINRKISSGERLSASESDRAARTILIYEQARDVLEDGKLAAKWLQLASVELRGERPLDMLDTQTGFDRVRDVLVRLEHGVGV, from the coding sequence ATGAGCATTACTGAAACGCGGCAATCTCAGCGAAAAGCTAAATCCATCCAGGCAACGCCCGTTGGAACGAATGGATCAGGCGCGGCAAAGAATGATTTTGAAATTTTCATGGGCATGGACCAAATCGGGCAGGCGCACCAGATTCGTGATGGCATGGAAGCCATTATTATCAGTCGTATCGCAAGCGAGCTGCTCAATATTCCATTGCAATCGTTGCTCGCCAGTTTACGACTTCCAAGCAGTACCATCAACCGCAAAATTTCCTCTGGCGAGCGGCTGAGTGCGAGCGAATCAGATCGTGCTGCGCGCACCATTCTCATCTACGAACAGGCTAGGGATGTCCTGGAAGATGGCAAGCTTGCCGCCAAATGGCTCCAGCTCGCAAGCGTTGAGTTACGCGGCGAACGCCCGCTGGACATGCTCGACACCCAGACTGGTTTTGACCGCGTGCGAGATGTTCTGGTCCGCCTCGAACATGGCGTCGGTGTATGA
- a CDS encoding tyrosine-type recombinase/integrase yields the protein MKTYPMTVPVNPQHDWQNDPDKAFATFLTLPEFQLLSRRTHQTPAGQERPVPPPIRNSSVKVYRAMWAKYLRWLAARQLGLLEVSSTQLREFLNDRDDQGRAERASLIKLRYLRIFERVYEYMQVPVNPARNAMFDVWKEGISSPLGKDGDKVILNDSQQDAFMQALPAPENWKRRRDRAMQAIMLGAGLKVSETIHLRVHQIGQPEAGEIPITITAITGGTTRTHCAMLRAFAVTEVQDWLDERHALGITGTLLFPANRQGDTLNPATVYRNVKKTFALANITIPRKGGRTLRNTYAIRELKTETIEQVGELLGHRQRRSTEYYVLEVPKNHRPDKGMIEP from the coding sequence ATGAAAACTTACCCAATGACAGTTCCCGTCAATCCGCAACATGACTGGCAGAATGATCCTGACAAGGCATTCGCAACATTTTTGACATTGCCAGAATTTCAGCTTCTCAGCCGCCGGACACACCAGACCCCGGCCGGTCAGGAGAGGCCAGTGCCGCCACCGATTCGGAACAGCTCGGTCAAAGTCTATCGTGCCATGTGGGCCAAATACCTGCGATGGCTGGCTGCCCGGCAGCTGGGCCTGCTCGAGGTAAGTAGTACCCAGCTACGCGAGTTTCTTAACGACCGCGACGACCAGGGGAGGGCAGAGCGCGCAAGTCTGATCAAGCTCAGATACCTGAGAATATTCGAAAGAGTCTACGAATACATGCAGGTTCCGGTCAATCCGGCACGCAATGCCATGTTTGATGTATGGAAAGAAGGCATTTCCTCCCCTCTGGGAAAAGATGGTGATAAAGTGATCCTAAACGACTCGCAGCAAGACGCGTTCATGCAGGCGTTGCCGGCACCAGAGAACTGGAAGCGCCGGCGTGACCGTGCCATGCAGGCAATCATGCTCGGGGCCGGATTAAAGGTGTCTGAAACCATCCATTTGCGTGTGCATCAGATCGGCCAGCCGGAAGCGGGCGAAATTCCGATTACCATTACCGCCATAACGGGTGGCACCACCCGGACCCATTGCGCTATGCTACGCGCGTTCGCGGTGACCGAAGTGCAGGACTGGCTGGACGAACGCCACGCGCTCGGAATAACAGGGACCTTACTGTTTCCTGCCAACCGGCAAGGCGACACGTTAAATCCAGCCACTGTGTACCGCAATGTCAAAAAAACTTTTGCGCTTGCAAATATTACAATCCCGCGCAAAGGAGGGCGCACCCTCAGGAATACCTATGCCATCCGGGAACTGAAAACCGAAACGATCGAACAGGTAGGAGAGTTGCTGGGCCATCGACAGCGGCGTTCGACAGAATATTATGTTCTGGAAGTTCCAAAGAATCATCGCCCTGATAAGGGCATGATCGAGCCCTGA